The genomic interval GTAGTAAGGGAAAAAATGCAGAGGTTTAATGTACAGCTCTTCTATCCAGCCTTTGTTCCAAAAGCGTATTATACTGGCCAGTATCATAAATCCAAACAGGATCCGGAATACAGCAAGCGGTGCGGCAGAAGTGTATTTTTGTAAATAGGGCATAGGCCACAAGGCTATCAGCCAAAGCTCATTGCAAAAAGCTATGAGCCAACAGCTTTTTGATTAATCTCCGTCGTTGTCTGTGTATGTAATGGTAATGCTCATCGCAGAAGTCATGTCAACTTTCAGCATCCGGACAGCTTTTTGCATTTCGGTATAAGTATCTTTCATGGCCTGGTTATTGGTCAAAACCTCTTCATAAAAGTTTGGATTTAAAGCATCAACCTTCTTTTTGCTTGCGTCAAATTGCGTATTGATCATATCGCTGAGCGTGGTACCAGTACTGCTGTCTTTTGCTCCCAAGCCATCCAGATAACTTTTCAGGGAAGGCCCGTTAACTCCGGTTTTCAAGTTTTTACCATTAAAGAAATCAACAACAGCCTGATGAGCAGCCTGTGCAAGACTTTGAGAAATATCTTTTTTATAAAATCCTTCTACTTTTTCAGCGGCTGCAACACCATTTAACATAGCCCCCGAAGGAATGCCGATTTTACCCGAACGGATATATCTTTCATAATGTAAAATGTAGCCATTCACCAGCTCACCCATGGGAGAACCAGTATCCGTTCCGGTTTTAGTAATAAAGTCTTCATGGTAATTTCCGTTCCATTCAGTTATTACATTTTGAATCAGATGATCCATGTGCCCGGTAATGCGCGTTAAGTAAGCAAGGCGTTTGGAACCATCCGATGCGGATGTATACCAGGTGATAATTTCTGCATCCGTTTTGCCAACTCCGTTTAGCATATAATCGAGTGCCGGAAATCCCTGCTTGTCATACGAAGCAGTTACTTCAAGATTTTCAGAAGGATTGTTGATATAGGCAATAATTCCCTGAACATTGGCAGGATAAATATTATAATAATTTCGGATTGCATTCCTGGCTCCCGGGCCAAAATCAAACAGCTCGGATTTTTGCCATTCGATGTATGCAGCTACCCAGGCGCTGCGGAATTCGGTGAGTGTTGTAATATCAGGTTTGGCAGTGAAAGCCTGGGATTTGGCCAGCATCACATCAAACTTAGTTTTAAAATTGGCGTACGACGGGATAATAACATTGTCGGCCAGGTTAGTAAGTACGGCCTTGCGGTCCTTATTCAGATCAGGTTGGGTTACATTGGTTTCACTGTCCGAACATGCCCAGGCTGATAGTCCTGCGAGGAGGAAAATGCCTGCTTTTTTCCAGAGTTTTTTAGTCATCACTTAAATGATAATAGTGGGCCGGTTGCAATATGATTGCCGCCAGCCCACTTTAATTTTATAATAAGAACGAAGATTTACAACTTGAATTTCGCTTTGATGGCGTCAGAAGCTGTTGTAATTTTTGTTGGAGTCAAATCCCAGAAACCGTTTTCAGAACCAACCAGCCCAAGAAGGATCTGATCAGAGAAAGCAGGTGTTCCACCATTGATCGTCAGAAAGCGAAGAGAATAAATAAAGCCAAGGCCTTCTCCAATTGCATGTGCTTTTATTGCATCCGTAGCACCATTTCCCCATTTGCCCAGATAACCAACTGCTGCTGCTGCAATTGCTTTTTCAAATGCTGCTTTGATAAAGTCAGCTTGCTTTTTTAATTCAGCTGTATCGTTGTTCACGATCGCTGCACGGCCTTTCAAAAATGCAGGATAGATCTGAGCATATTCTGCTTTGTTATATTCCCAAACATAAGAACCCAAAGCAAATTCGGTAGTTCCTCTCACATCGTTGGTAGAACCAGTCAAATAAACAGGATTTAAGGTAAGTAATCCATATGCTTCGTCCCAGTTTTGTTCAAGCTGCGTATAAAGTTTTCCGCTAACTACTGTTTTGTTATCGGCCTCAAGACCTTTTGTCAATAAAACATTGGCAATGTAATCGTATTCCAATGAGCCAATTAACGACTTCTGGATAATTTGTATCGGTTCAATACCCTGTGCATTCACCAGGTAAGTTCCCAGTTTCCCTGCTTTTCCTTTTTCAGCAACTGCCGTTACCGATTTGCTTGTAGCTGCTGTTTCGGTAAACAATGTTTCGAATCTCACACGTACTGCTTCTGCATCAGCTGCTGGCCATGAAGTTGCTACTACATTCCGCAATTGTACCCCGGAAGTATTCAGTTTGGTACTATCCGCGAAAGCATTACCTGTATTGGCAAACATGTTTTTGAGTACAGCTGCGTCAATTTCTTTATTATCACGAATAGAAGTACTGATGAGGGTATTCAACGCCTGGAACATCCTGTAGCGATTGTTTCCATTGGATAAATCAACAGTTGATTTACCGGCTGCGTCTACAAAAGGAGTCGAGTAGGGCGTCGTTGCTGTAAGCGTAGCATAATCAATCTTAGTACGCAGGTTGACAACTACGGGAGGTACAACATCGGGAGCTACATCGTCATCGCTGCACGAAAAAATACCTAATGAAAGTACTGATGCAAAGAGTAGGGCAGGAATGCGTAAATTTTGATAAAACATGATTTTTATAAATAATTGTTAGAGATGATTATCGGTGCAGCATTTCCAATCATTATCTGGATTAATACTAAACCGGTGACAAACATATAGATTATTTAGAATTAGAACAAATTATATTTGTTGATAAGAGGTTCGCCTGAATTCATTTATTTTTTGATTGTAATGTAAAACAGGAGTATGTGTCTGGAATTGAATTATTTAAATAAAAGAATATACGTTTTGCGTACACGGGATTCATTAAATTTTTGTCTGTATTTTATTGTAAAATACCTGAAAAATGAAAATTCCCGGACTAACAGTTTGTTACTGTTAATCCGGGAATTATAATCCTGTTTGTTTCTTTATATCAGCTTCCGCTGTTGGCTTTTGTCTTTTTGTTGTATTTTTTTTCTGCGGTCTGCGCTTTTTCAAAATCCAGAACTACTCCGTTGATACAATAGCGTAAACCGGTTGGCGGCGGGCCATCGTCAAATACGTGCCCTAAATGTGATTTGCAGCGGCCGCACATTACTTCCGTACGACGCATTCCCAGACTGTTATCACTCGCTTCAATAATGGATTTTTTACTGATCGGTTCAAAAAAACTTGGCCATCCGCAGCCGCTTTCATATTTGGCATTACTACGGAAAAGTGCATTTCCGCAAACAGCACAATAAAATGTGCCAACCTCTTTTGAATGCTCGTATTCACTGGTAAATGGCCGTTCTGTTCCTTTTAAACGCGCAACGTTATAAACTTCCGGAGCCAGGATCTTTTGCCAGTCTTTATTACCAACATTTACTTTTGAAGTATCAGTATGGGAATATTCAGGGCTTTTTTTCTGGTTTTCCGGTTTAGAAGCCGGCTGTCCGTAGCAGTTCTGGAGAAGTATCCCGATCATGCCGCATAACAGCAGGGTTATTTTATTTTTCATATGGTCTGTTGGTTTTATTTAACTTATATACGATAATAAGCGATCAAAAGTTGATTCAAAAATCATTTCTTTTTTAACAACAAAACCGACAAATAAATTAGAGAAATACTGATAAATCCTTTACGCCCAGTTTGCGGCAGGTAGTAAAACCTTCTCCAAAAGTTACACCAATCGAATGTCCCATTTCCCGCGCTCTTGCTATGGTAAATTCCAGAAAATCGGGAGATGAGATATAACTTTGCGGTTCATTGCTTGTTGCATCGTATTCAGGAATGTGAAACTGGCTTTTGAAAGCGCGGATCGCCTGAAGTTTCTGATCATGGAAAGGGGTGATATCTACTACAAAATCAGGTTTGATATACCGGTCCTGAACAGAATGAAATACGTTTTTGGGCCGCCATGCTTCCTGCGGCTGTCCATTTTCATCGAGTGTTTCTACCATCCTTAACCCGGAATAAAAACAGCTGTCGGAAACCAGCTGAGCGCCACGTCCATGATCCGGGTGACGGTCGTCAATACTATTTGTAATTACAATATCGGGCTGGTATTTTCGGATGTAATGAATAATTGCTTTCTGGGACTCTTCATCATTTTTAAAAAAACCGTCCTTCAAGCCTACGTTTTCACGAATAGCAATATTCTGGATTCTTGCTGCTTCCAAACCTTCAAGTATTCTGCCTTCCGGCGTTCCTCTTGTACCTAGTTCTCCTCTTGTCAGGTCTACGATCCCTACTTTTTTACCCAGAGCCATCTGTGCTAAAAGTGTACCGGAACAGCAAAGTTCCACATCATCCGGATGTGCGGTGATGGCCAAAATATCTAATTTCATAGGAAGGTGTTTCAATTATTTAATGCGAAGTTTCTGACCGGGACGCAAAGTCGATCTCGTAGAAATTCTGTTCTTTTTAGCGATGGACGAAATGGAAACGCCGTATTTGCCGGCAATGGATGACAAAGTATCACCCGAACGTACCTTATGCAAAATAGAACGTTTATAGGATACCGGTACAGCATCGCCGGATTCAAATTCGCTTTTGGTTGATTTGCCACGCAAGTGATTCCAGGCCTCACTGGTCAGCATAAAATGGTCAGATTTTATTTCTTTTTTATCCCAGTCAAAAATATGGCGGGAGTCGAATGGATTTCCTTCGTAACGGTTCTCATAATGTAAATGTGATCCTGTACTCCGCCCCGTATTTCCTCCAAGCCCGATTACTTCACCCGCTCTTACAAGCTGACCGGATTCTACGAGTTGCTTTGACATGTGTCCATAAAGCGTTTCCAGGCCATTATAGTGGCGAACCAATACAAATTTTCCATAACCGCTGCCGTCAAAGGCTACAATCCTGACCATACCATCGTACGTAGACCGGACACTGTCACCCGTTTCCAGGTCCAGGTCCGTTCCATTATGCCAGCGTCCCCATCGGTACGAAAAATTGGAAGTTGTACGTGTTGGATTGAGTGGCACACTCCACATTCTGTTCGCGGCTTCGTCAAATAATTTAAGATCTACGGGTTCGTCAAATTCCAGCGGGCTCAGGCCGTATGGATTAATAGCGCGTGCATCCCATATTACATAATATTCGGCTGCTTTTACCCATTCGTCTGCTACCAGTAATGAGTCTACTACCTCAACCACTTCTGTTTCACCTTCATCAATATTTGAGGTATCTTCACTTACAACCGGATTAAGTGGTTTGACAGGTTCGAACTGATTCTGGAATTTTAAGTTTGAAGTTTCTACCTGATATTCGTCTTCAGGCTGTGGAGTTCCTGCTTTGGTAGGCCCTTCGTTTGCATTGTCCCCGGACTGGTTAATTTTTGGATTCCTTTTAAATTTTCCCCGCTCTTGCGCTTGCGTGTCCCAGGATATCAAACACAACATCATTAGCAAACCAACAATAAGCTTTCCTTTCATAAGTATAAATAATAGATCAAGCTGCACTGTATATTTTATTTACAGTGCAGCTTGATTTAAATTTCTGAGTTCAGTGGATTATTTCCTTTATGCGGTTACTTCTATAATTTCTTCAACTTCACGTTCCATCAAAAAGCGTTCAGCATCCAAAGCTGCCATACAACCGGTTCCTGCTGCTGTAATTGCCTGGCGATAAACATTATCCTGAGCATCACCGCAGGCAAATACCCCTTTTATATTGGTACATGAACTACCTTTAATGGTTTGAATATAACCGGTTTCATCCATGTTGATATAACCTTTAAAAATATCCGTATTCGGTTTGTGGCCAATGGCAACGAAAAATCCGGTAGCTTCCAGCGTACGTTCTTCCCCGGTTTTGCTGTTTTTTACCAATACGCTTTCCAAACCATCTTCTCCATTCAATTTTACGGTTTCAGTACTCCATAATATTTCAATATTCGGAAGCATTTCCACACGTTTCTGCATGATCTTGGAAGCACGCATTTCATCACGGCGAACCAGCAGGTATACTTTACGCGCTAATTTTGCAAGATAACTCGCTTCTTCGGCGGCGGTATCGCCAGCACCAACCACCACCACATCCTGTCCGCGGAAGAAGAAACCATCACAGACAGCACAGGCAGATACGCCTCTTCCGTTTAATCTTTCTTCATCTTCAAGTCCAAGCCATTTGGCAGAAGCACCGGTTGAGATAATTACAGAATCTGCGGTAATCTCATGTTTCCCGTCAATAATTACTTTATGTGGGTATGATGTGAAATCTACTTCAGTTGCGAGTCCGTAACGAACATCGGTACCAAAGCGTTTTGATTGTTTTTCAAAATTTATCATCATTTCCGGGCCAGTGATCCCGTCAGGATAACCCGGATAATTGTCAACTTCTGTGGTGATTGTTAATTGTCCGCCAGGTTGTGCTCCCTGATACAAAACCGGGTTCAAACCCGCACGGGCAGCATATATGGCGGCTGTATAACCGGCAGGGCCGGAGCCAATAATAAGACAGGATACTTTTTCGGATGTCATGATATTTTATAACTAAATGTTATTTTAAATGAAGCTTTTAGCTACCAGCTTTCAGCTTTTTTGCTTTTTGGATGTTTGTTAAAAACGTCCGCATACTCGTAAAATACAACAAAGACTTGGTGACAAAAGTGCGAAAAATAGCTTCATTTAGCAAATTTCATTACTGTATCTTCCATTCAATGCGCCTGTTCTTCTGGCGATTTGGTTCTGAATCGTTGGTTATTACAGGTTTTGTTTCGCCATATCCTTTTGATACAATTCTTTCAATAGATATTCCGGTTTTCTGCAAATAATCCTGAACCGACTGTGCCCTTCTTCTCGATAATTCAAGATTTTCCTTGTCTGAACCTACATCATCCGTATGTCCTGATATTTCTATTTTAATGCTTTTATTCTGATTCATGAAATCGGCCATTTTATCCAGTTCCACCTTTGATTTTTCATCCAGATCGTAGGCACCAGTTTTAAAAAAAATGTTGTTTAAAACTTCAATACGATCTTTTTCTATTGCTTCCAATGGAATTTCGAGGTTAACAGATGAAGTAGAATCGGAAACATTGAAGGAAAGGCTTTTAAATAAATAACCTGTTTTTGACACATAAAAAGCATATTCGCTTCCACGGTTCAGTACCGCCAGGAAAGTGCCCGTTTTGCTGTCGGATGTAAATGTGGCAACCTTATGCTGTGATTTTAAATCGTAAAGATCAATATCAGATGACAACGCTTTACCTGTTTTTTTATCAAAAACTTTCCCCTTTGCATATCGGGTCGGCACAATCATTTTTTGAAGCGAATCAGGTAGTTCAAAAGTATAAAGTAACGAACGGCTCCGGCCATTATCCGACTGGTCGTCGTCTGAATAAAATGCTCTTTTGCCATCCGATGCTATATAAAGTCCTACCTGCTCCGAAATGGTATTGATCGGGTAGCCAATGTTTTTTGGTTCTGACCAGGTGGTATCAGCGCGTTGGGATACAAAAATGTCAAATCCTCCCATGCCTGGCAAACCGTTGGATGCGTAGAATAAGGTTCTTCCATTGGCATGAATAAATGGTGCATTTTCTTCGTCGGCAGTATTAATAGTTGGTCCCAGATTTTTCGGTTCGTTCCATTTCCCTTTTCCGTTCAGGTAAGAAACCCAAATATCTCTTTTTCCCTGTCCGCCACGACGGTCAGAAGCGAAGTAAAGCATGTGCCCGTCAGCGGACAAAGACGGCTGGGATTCCCAGTCCCTGGTATTGATCGGTTCGCCCATATTTACCGGCGTACTCCAGTCTTTCCCTTCTTTACG from Dyadobacter sp. NIV53 carries:
- a CDS encoding imelysin family protein, which encodes MTKKLWKKAGIFLLAGLSAWACSDSETNVTQPDLNKDRKAVLTNLADNVIIPSYANFKTKFDVMLAKSQAFTAKPDITTLTEFRSAWVAAYIEWQKSELFDFGPGARNAIRNYYNIYPANVQGIIAYINNPSENLEVTASYDKQGFPALDYMLNGVGKTDAEIITWYTSASDGSKRLAYLTRITGHMDHLIQNVITEWNGNYHEDFITKTGTDTGSPMGELVNGYILHYERYIRSGKIGIPSGAMLNGVAAAEKVEGFYKKDISQSLAQAAHQAVVDFFNGKNLKTGVNGPSLKSYLDGLGAKDSSTGTTLSDMINTQFDASKKKVDALNPNFYEEVLTNNQAMKDTYTEMQKAVRMLKVDMTSAMSITITYTDNDGD
- a CDS encoding DUF4856 domain-containing protein, with amino-acid sequence MFYQNLRIPALLFASVLSLGIFSCSDDDVAPDVVPPVVVNLRTKIDYATLTATTPYSTPFVDAAGKSTVDLSNGNNRYRMFQALNTLISTSIRDNKEIDAAVLKNMFANTGNAFADSTKLNTSGVQLRNVVATSWPAADAEAVRVRFETLFTETAATSKSVTAVAEKGKAGKLGTYLVNAQGIEPIQIIQKSLIGSLEYDYIANVLLTKGLEADNKTVVSGKLYTQLEQNWDEAYGLLTLNPVYLTGSTNDVRGTTEFALGSYVWEYNKAEYAQIYPAFLKGRAAIVNNDTAELKKQADFIKAAFEKAIAAAAVGYLGKWGNGATDAIKAHAIGEGLGFIYSLRFLTINGGTPAFSDQILLGLVGSENGFWDLTPTKITTASDAIKAKFKL
- the msrB gene encoding peptide-methionine (R)-S-oxide reductase MsrB, whose translation is MKNKITLLLCGMIGILLQNCYGQPASKPENQKKSPEYSHTDTSKVNVGNKDWQKILAPEVYNVARLKGTERPFTSEYEHSKEVGTFYCAVCGNALFRSNAKYESGCGWPSFFEPISKKSIIEASDNSLGMRRTEVMCGRCKSHLGHVFDDGPPPTGLRYCINGVVLDFEKAQTAEKKYNKKTKANSGS
- the bshB1 gene encoding bacillithiol biosynthesis deacetylase BshB1 encodes the protein MKLDILAITAHPDDVELCCSGTLLAQMALGKKVGIVDLTRGELGTRGTPEGRILEGLEAARIQNIAIRENVGLKDGFFKNDEESQKAIIHYIRKYQPDIVITNSIDDRHPDHGRGAQLVSDSCFYSGLRMVETLDENGQPQEAWRPKNVFHSVQDRYIKPDFVVDITPFHDQKLQAIRAFKSQFHIPEYDATSNEPQSYISSPDFLEFTIARAREMGHSIGVTFGEGFTTCRKLGVKDLSVFL
- a CDS encoding M23 family metallopeptidase; its protein translation is MKGKLIVGLLMMLCLISWDTQAQERGKFKRNPKINQSGDNANEGPTKAGTPQPEDEYQVETSNLKFQNQFEPVKPLNPVVSEDTSNIDEGETEVVEVVDSLLVADEWVKAAEYYVIWDARAINPYGLSPLEFDEPVDLKLFDEAANRMWSVPLNPTRTTSNFSYRWGRWHNGTDLDLETGDSVRSTYDGMVRIVAFDGSGYGKFVLVRHYNGLETLYGHMSKQLVESGQLVRAGEVIGLGGNTGRSTGSHLHYENRYEGNPFDSRHIFDWDKKEIKSDHFMLTSEAWNHLRGKSTKSEFESGDAVPVSYKRSILHKVRSGDTLSSIAGKYGVSISSIAKKNRISTRSTLRPGQKLRIK
- the trxB gene encoding thioredoxin-disulfide reductase; the protein is MTSEKVSCLIIGSGPAGYTAAIYAARAGLNPVLYQGAQPGGQLTITTEVDNYPGYPDGITGPEMMINFEKQSKRFGTDVRYGLATEVDFTSYPHKVIIDGKHEITADSVIISTGASAKWLGLEDEERLNGRGVSACAVCDGFFFRGQDVVVVGAGDTAAEEASYLAKLARKVYLLVRRDEMRASKIMQKRVEMLPNIEILWSTETVKLNGEDGLESVLVKNSKTGEERTLEATGFFVAIGHKPNTDIFKGYINMDETGYIQTIKGSSCTNIKGVFACGDAQDNVYRQAITAAGTGCMAALDAERFLMEREVEEIIEVTA
- a CDS encoding OmpA family protein; its protein translation is MENVVTDTQVHEYSIMHRALLTFLIGFFVCLQPGFGQNVPVSKKARELYDKAQKAWQDRQLNEAAALFEKVIQAEPDHAESHLRLAQIYDLQKNTDLAKLHYVRLVAIQPSVAQSATAYQWLGRYFFQLEKYDSALVNYQKALSLFPPKSSLARLAEKSVNSSKFARNAVKSPLKIQKHTLGDTVNFLHSQYFPVLTADDETLIFSGLTENRDENIYITHRKGKGWDVPEEISKEINTINNEGTCSVSADGRTLVFTACNRQDGYGSCDLYITRKEGKDWSTPVNMGEPINTRDWESQPSLSADGHMLYFASDRRGGQGKRDIWVSYLNGKGKWNEPKNLGPTINTADEENAPFIHANGRTLFYASNGLPGMGGFDIFVSQRADTTWSEPKNIGYPINTISEQVGLYIASDGKRAFYSDDDQSDNGRSRSLLYTFELPDSLQKMIVPTRYAKGKVFDKKTGKALSSDIDLYDLKSQHKVATFTSDSKTGTFLAVLNRGSEYAFYVSKTGYLFKSLSFNVSDSTSSVNLEIPLEAIEKDRIEVLNNIFFKTGAYDLDEKSKVELDKMADFMNQNKSIKIEISGHTDDVGSDKENLELSRRRAQSVQDYLQKTGISIERIVSKGYGETKPVITNDSEPNRQKNRRIEWKIQ